In the Acidobacteriota bacterium genome, one interval contains:
- the trmB gene encoding tRNA (guanosine(46)-N7)-methyltransferase TrmB yields the protein MGRKKHRDWKLEQGQRNQVPWKELPRPLDWTALFRREAPLEVEIGFGNGEYLCEIAADAPERNFVGLELKAFRLKKALRQLELRGLGNVRLVLADARVAFQRFFRQKSISRVHSLFSDPWPKAKHEKFRLFSRNFLELMNSRLREAGEAFIVTDQAAYSEWILEQAQDTGFDCLHRLTPPHYGTKFERKWREERGQQRFHEIRLQKRCHIDRPLITDIELEIPPIQSFRPDSFSPGSARGDIVVEFRRVKWDADRQQARLLAIAVDGPLVQNVGMTIARRGPEWSLELQSPQQVVPSPSVQRALDLAAAACASSPPARAPGSGWTPQPPFPE from the coding sequence GTGGGACGCAAGAAACACCGGGACTGGAAACTGGAGCAGGGGCAGCGCAACCAGGTGCCCTGGAAAGAGCTGCCCCGTCCACTCGACTGGACCGCCCTCTTCCGGCGCGAGGCCCCCCTGGAAGTCGAGATCGGATTCGGCAACGGCGAGTACTTGTGCGAAATCGCCGCGGACGCACCCGAGCGCAATTTCGTGGGACTCGAACTCAAGGCCTTCCGCCTCAAGAAAGCCCTTCGTCAATTAGAGCTGCGAGGCCTGGGCAACGTCCGCCTGGTGCTGGCCGACGCCCGGGTGGCCTTCCAGCGCTTCTTCCGCCAGAAATCGATCTCCCGCGTGCACAGTCTCTTCAGCGATCCATGGCCCAAGGCCAAGCACGAAAAGTTCCGCCTCTTCTCCCGCAACTTCCTGGAACTGATGAACAGCCGCCTGAGGGAGGCAGGCGAGGCCTTTATCGTGACCGACCAAGCGGCTTATTCGGAGTGGATCCTGGAGCAGGCCCAGGACACGGGCTTTGATTGCCTCCACCGTTTGACGCCTCCCCACTACGGCACCAAGTTCGAGCGCAAATGGCGGGAGGAGCGGGGCCAGCAGCGCTTTCACGAAATCCGTCTTCAAAAGCGCTGCCACATCGACCGTCCGCTGATCACCGACATCGAGTTGGAGATCCCACCCATCCAGAGCTTCCGTCCCGACTCCTTTTCTCCGGGAAGCGCCCGCGGCGACATCGTGGTCGAGTTCAGGCGGGTCAAGTGGGACGCCGACCGACAGCAAGCCCGCCTGCTGGCCATCGCGGTAGACGGCCCGCTGGTGCAAAACGTCGGGATGACCATCGCCCGCCGGGGCCCGGAGTGGAGCCTGGAGCTGCAGTCACCCCAACAGGTCGTCCCCTCGCCTTCGGTGCAGAGAGCCCTCGACTTGGCCGCCGCCGCCTGCGCATCTTCTCCGCCGGCTCGGGCCCCAGGCTCAGGCTGGACTCCGCAACCCCCTTTTCCCGAGTGA
- a CDS encoding ABC transporter permease has translation MEQTLRDLRYAWRRIKANPGFVLVAVLSIALGVGANTSNFTVVNTLLLPDTPYSNPESLVEIYPSKGGEVSFGTLSYPEYQDVAEGSQEVFASVGVGTVSVVQENFEDRSESLMAAIVSGNYFDLVGGEVIKGRPLAPGDDLLPGGHPVAVIGHSFWHKRFAGDPDIVGGTMRLNGLRYTIVGVAKEGTPSIMPSMQPDVWVPAMMVNQVTNSNFDQLKARTYHVFFGKARLKAGATVEQAQAALERVAEDIHRRFPNYDDDWALEAVATTEVGFHPLVDRFVYPLAAMLLIVPALVLLIACVNLASFLLARAADRRREIAVRLALGARRGTLIRQLLTETLVISLLGGALGLLMAHWSFRLLGVLDLPTPVPLQLEMSLDQTALWFTLLVSLLAGLVFGLLPALQSTRAEVAPALKDEPIFKRQKRRFRIRDSLVVGQVALSSLLLIGAGLFLRGLWEAQTSDPGFAHSPTAVTHLRLAKGQYDVDEARRYFREVAREAEALPGVEAVGMTNLLPLSGNNFFTTTVNVAGADPPQGAQGHRIDFIIVDPGFFKAMGIPLVAGESFSEKDGPDADPVLVISKAMARKFWPQADPLGQFVVDPAGTQHRVVGVAADIHVRRLGEAPRPFIYTPLAQNDVLEVRVVAKSHGNPKGVAQRIAELATGLNADVMVVESQSMDEHLALVLVPYRAGGIVLGIFGGLTVLMAAIGLYGIVKYSAAARTREVGLRISLGANRSEVVRMVMSAGMKLVLRGIVIGLLMALAVSWVLSSFLFGVRPFDLLTYVGVALLMLTLSAAASLHPALRASRVDPALALRDET, from the coding sequence ATGGAACAGACCCTTCGTGATCTGCGCTACGCATGGAGGCGCATCAAGGCAAATCCCGGTTTCGTGCTGGTGGCCGTACTGTCCATCGCCCTGGGAGTGGGCGCCAATACTTCGAACTTCACCGTAGTCAACACATTGCTGCTGCCCGATACGCCATACAGCAATCCGGAATCCCTGGTGGAGATCTATCCCAGCAAGGGCGGCGAGGTCAGTTTCGGCACCCTCTCTTATCCCGAGTACCAGGACGTGGCGGAAGGTTCGCAAGAAGTCTTCGCCAGCGTCGGCGTGGGGACCGTTTCGGTGGTTCAAGAGAACTTCGAGGATAGAAGTGAAAGCCTGATGGCAGCCATCGTCAGCGGCAATTACTTCGACCTGGTGGGAGGCGAAGTCATCAAGGGCCGACCGCTGGCCCCGGGCGACGACCTTCTTCCGGGCGGCCATCCGGTGGCGGTGATCGGCCATTCCTTTTGGCACAAGCGTTTCGCCGGCGACCCCGACATCGTGGGCGGGACGATGCGGCTCAACGGACTGCGCTACACCATCGTGGGTGTCGCCAAAGAGGGAACCCCCAGCATCATGCCCTCGATGCAACCCGATGTCTGGGTGCCCGCCATGATGGTCAATCAGGTCACCAACTCGAATTTCGACCAGCTCAAGGCCAGGACTTATCACGTCTTTTTCGGCAAGGCCCGTCTTAAAGCCGGCGCCACCGTCGAGCAGGCCCAGGCGGCGCTGGAGCGGGTGGCCGAAGACATCCACCGGCGCTTTCCCAACTATGACGACGACTGGGCTCTTGAAGCGGTGGCTACCACCGAGGTGGGATTCCATCCGCTGGTGGACCGCTTCGTCTATCCCCTGGCCGCCATGCTGCTGATCGTTCCGGCCCTGGTCCTGCTGATCGCCTGCGTCAACCTGGCCTCCTTCCTGTTGGCACGCGCCGCCGACCGGCGCCGGGAGATCGCCGTCCGCCTGGCGTTGGGCGCCCGCCGCGGGACGCTGATACGGCAACTGCTCACCGAAACCCTGGTGATCAGCCTGCTGGGCGGGGCGCTGGGACTTCTCATGGCGCATTGGTCGTTTCGTCTGCTGGGCGTGCTCGATCTGCCGACGCCCGTGCCCTTGCAGTTGGAGATGAGCCTCGACCAGACGGCGCTCTGGTTCACCCTGCTGGTTTCGCTGCTGGCGGGCCTCGTTTTCGGCTTGCTCCCCGCTCTGCAATCCACTCGGGCGGAAGTGGCGCCGGCGCTCAAGGACGAGCCGATCTTCAAGAGGCAAAAACGCCGTTTCCGCATACGCGATTCCCTGGTGGTGGGGCAGGTTGCCCTCTCTTCGCTGTTGCTGATCGGAGCCGGACTGTTCTTGCGCGGTCTATGGGAGGCCCAGACTTCGGATCCCGGCTTCGCTCACAGCCCCACGGCCGTGACCCATCTGCGACTTGCCAAGGGCCAGTACGACGTGGATGAAGCGCGGCGCTACTTCCGCGAGGTGGCCAGGGAGGCCGAGGCGCTGCCCGGCGTGGAAGCCGTGGGAATGACCAACTTGCTGCCCTTGAGCGGCAACAACTTCTTCACCACCACCGTCAACGTGGCGGGCGCCGATCCTCCTCAGGGAGCCCAGGGCCACCGCATTGATTTCATCATCGTCGATCCTGGATTCTTCAAGGCCATGGGCATCCCCCTGGTGGCGGGAGAGAGCTTCAGCGAAAAGGACGGTCCGGACGCTGATCCAGTGCTGGTCATCAGCAAGGCCATGGCGCGCAAGTTCTGGCCTCAGGCCGACCCCTTGGGCCAGTTCGTGGTCGACCCGGCCGGCACCCAGCATCGCGTGGTGGGCGTGGCCGCCGACATCCACGTACGCCGCCTCGGAGAAGCCCCCCGGCCCTTCATCTACACGCCTCTGGCCCAGAACGACGTACTGGAAGTGCGTGTTGTGGCCAAGTCCCACGGCAACCCCAAGGGAGTGGCCCAACGGATCGCCGAGCTGGCCACCGGCCTCAATGCGGACGTTATGGTGGTAGAGAGCCAGAGCATGGATGAGCATCTGGCGCTGGTTCTGGTTCCCTATCGGGCCGGAGGCATCGTCCTGGGCATCTTCGGCGGGCTCACCGTCCTGATGGCCGCCATCGGACTCTATGGCATCGTCAAATACTCGGCCGCCGCACGGACGCGCGAGGTCGGTCTGCGCATCTCTCTGGGAGCCAATCGCAGCGAAGTCGTGCGCATGGTCATGTCGGCAGGCATGAAGCTGGTGCTGCGCGGAATCGTGATAGGACTGTTGATGGCCTTGGCCGTCAGTTGGGTCCTGAGCAGCTTTCTCTTCGGAGTGCGGCCCTTCGACCTGCTGACCTATGTGGGCGTGGCGCTGCTGATGCTGACGCTCTCGGCGGCGGCTTCGCTGCATCCGGCGCTGCGCGCCAGCCGAGTCGATCCGGCCCTGGCGCTCCGCGATGAGACCTGA
- a CDS encoding ATP-dependent DNA helicase RecQ, producing MAPARDRLQTTLEEVFGHRTFRPFQKEVCRAVAGGTDTLVVMPTGAGKSLCYQLPGLVRGGTTLVVSPLIALMEDQVAKLHKLELRAERIHSGRSRPDSRQACVEYLAGRLDFLFIAPERLRVPGFPEMLAKRKPALVAVDEAHCISHWGHDFRHDYRMLGERLPLLRPAPVVALTATATELVQDDIASQLDLHSASRFIHGFRRDNIAIEVAELPAPGRPEAVRQLLADQDRRPAIVYVPSRRQADELGLQMNAVGKSAAYHAGLPSQRREKVQRDFQRSRLEIVVATIAFGMGIDKPDIRTVIHTGLPGSLEAYYQEIGRAGRDGKPSRAVLLCSRDDRQIQEYFHDRNYPAVDVLKQAYRRLGQRPRTVSQLTEDSGEDAEIFLNALEKLWIHGGALGHPRRGLRRGGGDWQQPYLEQKSYKKAQLDQVTDFAEGSRCRMVHLVDYFGDRRDSGRSCGHCDVCHPGESAVTLQRQATADEQDIARAILEDLRRWDNRGSTQLYKDVCGVGGVERSLFDRVLANLAAQRLIRLRGDSFEKNGRKIRFQRVSLTARGFRSGADPITISLTETL from the coding sequence ATGGCACCCGCACGCGACCGTCTGCAAACCACTCTGGAAGAGGTCTTCGGCCACCGCACTTTCCGTCCCTTTCAGAAAGAGGTGTGTCGGGCTGTCGCCGGCGGGACGGACACGCTGGTGGTGATGCCCACGGGAGCCGGCAAGTCGCTTTGCTACCAGCTTCCCGGACTGGTGCGGGGAGGGACCACGCTGGTGGTTTCGCCGCTCATCGCCCTCATGGAAGATCAGGTGGCCAAGCTGCACAAGCTCGAGTTGAGGGCCGAGCGCATTCATTCCGGACGCTCGCGTCCCGATTCGCGCCAGGCTTGCGTGGAGTACTTGGCGGGACGCCTCGACTTCCTCTTCATCGCTCCCGAACGCCTGCGCGTACCCGGATTCCCCGAGATGCTGGCCAAGCGCAAGCCCGCTCTGGTGGCGGTCGACGAAGCCCACTGCATCTCCCACTGGGGACACGACTTCCGCCACGACTACCGGATGCTGGGCGAGCGCTTGCCGCTGTTGCGTCCGGCGCCGGTGGTGGCTCTCACCGCCACCGCCACCGAGTTGGTCCAAGACGATATCGCCTCCCAGTTGGATCTGCATTCCGCTTCCCGCTTCATCCACGGGTTCCGCCGCGACAATATCGCCATCGAGGTGGCTGAGCTGCCTGCGCCGGGACGTCCCGAGGCCGTCCGCCAGCTTCTGGCCGACCAGGATCGGCGTCCTGCCATCGTCTACGTTCCTTCGCGACGGCAGGCCGACGAACTGGGACTGCAGATGAACGCGGTGGGGAAGTCGGCTGCCTATCACGCCGGCCTCCCCAGCCAGCGGCGCGAGAAGGTCCAGCGCGACTTTCAGCGCTCGCGCCTGGAAATCGTGGTGGCCACCATCGCCTTCGGCATGGGGATTGACAAGCCCGACATCCGTACCGTCATCCACACCGGGCTGCCGGGCAGCCTGGAGGCCTACTATCAGGAGATCGGGAGGGCGGGGCGCGACGGCAAGCCTTCCCGGGCCGTCCTGCTCTGTTCGCGCGACGACCGGCAGATACAAGAGTACTTTCACGACCGCAACTATCCTGCGGTGGACGTGCTCAAGCAGGCCTACCGGCGCCTGGGCCAGCGTCCCCGGACCGTTTCCCAGCTCACTGAGGACTCGGGAGAAGACGCCGAAATCTTTCTCAATGCTCTGGAGAAGCTGTGGATTCATGGCGGAGCCCTGGGGCATCCCCGCCGCGGCTTGCGCAGGGGTGGGGGAGACTGGCAGCAACCCTACCTGGAGCAGAAGAGCTACAAGAAGGCCCAGCTCGATCAGGTGACTGACTTCGCCGAGGGCTCCCGCTGCCGAATGGTGCACCTGGTGGACTACTTCGGCGACCGCCGCGATTCGGGCCGGAGCTGCGGCCACTGCGACGTCTGCCATCCGGGAGAGTCCGCCGTGACCTTGCAGCGCCAGGCCACCGCGGATGAACAGGACATCGCCCGGGCCATCCTGGAAGACCTCCGCCGCTGGGACAACCGGGGATCGACTCAGCTCTACAAGGACGTTTGCGGTGTTGGAGGCGTGGAGCGCAGCCTCTTCGACCGGGTGCTGGCCAATCTGGCGGCTCAACGCCTGATCCGCCTGCGGGGCGACAGTTTCGAGAAGAACGGACGCAAGATCCGTTTTCAGCGCGTCTCCCTCACCGCCCGCGGATTCCGCAGCGGCGCCGACCCCATCACCATCAGCCTCACCGAAACCCTCTAG